In Deltaproteobacteria bacterium, one genomic interval encodes:
- a CDS encoding FAD-dependent oxidoreductase, giving the protein MSENSETLATRPRRLEQIERWDIDTDVAIVGFGGAGACAAIEASDAGAVVCIFESASASGGSTALSSAEIYMGGSGGTRVQNACGYRDTTEAMFDFLMAAQGELADEARIRAYCEGSLGHFDWLVSLGAKYKDSEYRQRAIMATTDDCLLYTGNEKAWPFRELAAPCPRGHNLQVEGDHGGPMLMGVLTANVERRPIRVEYDARALTLIADADGAVHGLVARIDGQERNVRARRGVILCAGGFAMNRAMLATHAPRLLASGNIPIGNPGDTGAGIRMGQGVGAALLHMSEGFITLPFYPPASLTYGIFVNAQAQRFINEDVYHARLAHHALRQLGRAIFLIVSHDDYQRPAFLNAPVAGTGETIEELAAEIGLDPAMLRHTVDYYNAHAARGEDPLFHKSPEWLKPLAPPYAALDCTPGHGALYPYFTLGGLDTLPTGEVLTLDKRPIPGLYAAGRTACGVPRTAAGY; this is encoded by the coding sequence ATGAGCGAGAACTCCGAGACCCTGGCGACCCGGCCGCGCCGGCTCGAGCAGATCGAGCGCTGGGACATCGACACCGACGTCGCGATCGTCGGCTTCGGCGGCGCGGGCGCGTGCGCCGCGATCGAGGCTTCGGATGCGGGAGCCGTGGTGTGCATCTTCGAGTCCGCCTCCGCGAGCGGCGGCTCGACGGCGCTCTCGAGCGCCGAGATCTACATGGGCGGAAGCGGCGGCACGCGCGTGCAGAACGCCTGCGGCTACCGCGACACGACCGAGGCGATGTTCGACTTCCTGATGGCCGCGCAGGGCGAGCTCGCCGACGAAGCGCGGATCCGCGCCTACTGCGAGGGCAGCCTCGGCCACTTCGACTGGCTCGTCTCGCTCGGCGCGAAGTACAAAGACAGCGAGTACCGCCAGCGCGCGATCATGGCGACCACCGACGACTGCCTGCTCTACACCGGAAACGAGAAGGCCTGGCCGTTCCGCGAGCTCGCCGCGCCCTGCCCGCGCGGCCACAACCTGCAGGTCGAAGGCGACCACGGCGGCCCGATGCTGATGGGCGTGCTCACCGCGAACGTCGAGCGGCGCCCGATCCGCGTCGAGTACGACGCCCGCGCGCTGACGCTGATCGCGGACGCGGACGGCGCCGTACACGGATTGGTGGCGCGAATCGACGGCCAGGAGCGCAATGTCCGCGCGCGCCGCGGTGTGATCCTGTGCGCGGGCGGCTTCGCGATGAACCGCGCAATGCTCGCGACCCACGCCCCGCGCCTGCTCGCGTCCGGGAACATCCCGATCGGAAATCCCGGCGACACGGGAGCGGGCATCCGCATGGGCCAAGGCGTCGGCGCCGCGCTGCTGCACATGAGCGAGGGCTTCATCACCCTGCCCTTCTACCCGCCCGCCTCGCTCACCTACGGCATCTTCGTGAACGCCCAGGCCCAGCGCTTCATCAACGAGGACGTCTACCACGCGCGCCTCGCGCACCACGCCCTGCGCCAGCTCGGCCGCGCGATCTTCCTGATCGTGAGCCACGACGACTACCAGCGCCCCGCATTCCTGAACGCGCCCGTCGCCGGCACCGGCGAGACGATCGAAGAGCTCGCCGCCGAGATCGGCCTCGACCCCGCCATGCTCCGCCACACCGTCGACTACTACAACGCGCACGCCGCGCGCGGCGAAGACCCCCTCTTCCACAAGAGCCCCGAGTGGCTCAAGCCCCTCGCCCCGCCCTACGCCGCGCTCGACTGCACCCCCGGCCACGGCGCCCTCTACCCCTACTTCACCCTCGGCGGCCTCGACACACTCCCCACCGGCGAAGTCCTCACGCTCGACAAGCGCCCCATCCCCGGCCTCTACGCCGCCGGCCGCACCGCCTGCGGCGTGCCGCGCACCGCCGCCGGGTAC
- a CDS encoding META domain-containing protein, whose amino-acid sequence MKRSGLRALSVALLGGALLACAAVGVGVTPARLEGARWTLASLGADRAPIAETQTEAYLEFGSVPGRVSGSGGCNRLSCSYALRGDEIELGAVAATRMACERGMDTEDALGAALDATAKWAIVDGTLELHSADGRLLATFTGRTL is encoded by the coding sequence ATGAAGCGATCCGGACTGCGCGCGCTCTCGGTGGCCCTGCTCGGGGGCGCGCTGCTCGCCTGCGCGGCGGTCGGCGTGGGCGTGACCCCGGCCAGGCTCGAGGGCGCGCGCTGGACGCTCGCGAGCCTGGGCGCGGATCGCGCGCCGATCGCCGAGACGCAGACCGAGGCCTATCTCGAGTTCGGCTCCGTGCCGGGCCGGGTGAGCGGATCGGGCGGCTGCAACCGGCTCAGCTGCAGCTACGCGCTTCGCGGCGACGAGATCGAGCTCGGCGCGGTCGCCGCGACGCGCATGGCGTGCGAGCGCGGCATGGACACCGAGGACGCCCTGGGCGCGGCGCTCGACGCGACCGCGAAGTGGGCGATCGTCGACGGAACGCTCGAGCTCCACAGTGCCGATGGCCGCCTGCTCGCGACCTTCACCGGTCGAACACTCTAG